In Streptomyces sp. NBC_01717, one DNA window encodes the following:
- the sufB gene encoding Fe-S cluster assembly protein SufB: MTLPTETAHPELEGLGTYEFGWADSDAAGAAAKRGLSEAVVRDISAKKNEPEWMLKLRLKGLRLFDKKPMPNWGSDLSGIDFDNIKYFVRSTEKQAESWEDLPEDIKNTYDKLGIPEAEKQRLVAGVAAQYESEVVYHQIREDLEEQGVIFLDTDTALKEHPELFKEYFGTVIPVGDNKFASLNSAVWSGGSFIYVPKGVQVDIPLQAYFRINTENMGQFERTLIIVDEDAYVHYVEGCTAPIYSSDSLHSAVVEIIVKKGGRCRYTTIQNWSNNVYNLVTKRAVAYEGATMEWVDGNIGSKVTMKYPAVYLMGEHAKGETLSIAFAGEGQHQDAGSKMVHMAPNTSSNIVSKSVARGGGRTSYRGLVEIGEGAAGSKSNVLCDALLVDTISRSDTYPYVDVREDDVSMGHEATVSKVSEDQLFYLMSRGLTEFEAMAMIVRGFVEPIARELPMEYALELNRLIELQMEGSVG, encoded by the coding sequence ATGACGCTCCCCACGGAGACTGCCCACCCTGAGCTCGAGGGTCTGGGTACGTACGAATTCGGCTGGGCCGACTCCGACGCGGCAGGCGCGGCGGCCAAGCGCGGCCTCTCCGAGGCTGTCGTACGCGACATCTCGGCAAAGAAGAACGAGCCCGAGTGGATGCTGAAGCTCCGTCTCAAGGGGCTTCGCCTGTTCGACAAGAAGCCCATGCCGAACTGGGGCTCGGACCTGTCGGGCATCGACTTCGACAACATCAAGTATTTCGTGCGGTCCACCGAGAAGCAGGCGGAGTCCTGGGAGGACCTGCCCGAGGACATCAAGAACACATACGACAAGCTCGGTATCCCGGAGGCGGAGAAGCAGCGCCTGGTCGCCGGTGTCGCCGCGCAGTACGAGTCCGAGGTCGTCTACCACCAGATCCGTGAGGACCTGGAGGAGCAGGGCGTCATCTTCCTCGACACGGACACCGCGCTGAAGGAGCACCCGGAGCTCTTCAAGGAGTACTTCGGCACCGTCATCCCGGTCGGCGACAACAAGTTCGCCTCGCTGAACTCGGCCGTGTGGTCCGGTGGCTCGTTCATCTACGTGCCGAAGGGTGTCCAGGTCGACATCCCGCTGCAGGCCTACTTCCGTATCAACACGGAGAACATGGGCCAGTTCGAGCGGACGCTGATCATCGTCGACGAGGACGCCTACGTCCACTACGTCGAGGGCTGCACCGCGCCGATCTACTCCTCGGACTCGCTGCACTCCGCCGTTGTCGAGATCATCGTGAAGAAGGGCGGCCGCTGCCGCTACACGACGATCCAGAACTGGTCGAACAACGTCTACAACCTGGTCACCAAGCGCGCCGTGGCGTACGAGGGCGCGACCATGGAGTGGGTCGACGGCAACATCGGCTCCAAGGTCACCATGAAGTACCCGGCCGTCTACCTGATGGGCGAGCACGCCAAGGGCGAGACGCTCTCCATCGCCTTCGCGGGCGAGGGCCAGCACCAGGACGCCGGATCCAAGATGGTCCACATGGCGCCGAACACCTCCTCCAACATCGTCTCCAAGTCGGTGGCGCGAGGCGGCGGCCGTACCTCGTACCGCGGTCTGGTCGAGATCGGCGAGGGCGCTGCGGGCTCCAAGTCCAACGTGCTGTGCGACGCGCTCCTGGTCGACACCATCTCCCGCTCCGACACGTACCCGTATGTGGACGTCCGCGAGGACGACGTGTCCATGGGTCACGAGGCCACCGTCTCCAAGGTCTCCGAGGACCAGCTCTTCTACCTGATGAGCCGCGGTCTGACCGAGTTCGAGGCCATGGCCATGATCGTGCGCGGCTTCGTCGAGCCGATCGCGCGCGAGCTGCCCATGGAGTACGCGCTCGAGCTCAACCGGCTGATCGAGCTGCAGATGGAGGGTTCGGTCGGCTAG
- a CDS encoding heme o synthase has protein sequence MCVTAVESRPAGVALTPSPGGHRPFGARVKAFVALTKPRIIELLLITTVPVMFLAAQGVPDLWLVLTTTIGGYLSAGGANALNMYIDRDIDALMDRTSQRPLVTGMVSPRECLAFGIALAVVSTVWFGLLVNWLSAALSLGALLFYVVVYTMLLKRRTAQNIVWGGIAGCMPVLIGWSAVTNSLSWAAVILFAVIFFWTPPHYWPLSMKVKDDYARVGVPMLPVIASNRVVARQIVIYSWVMVAVSLLLTPLGYTGWFYTSVALLTGGFWLWEAHGLQNRAKAGVSGAKLKEMRLFHWSITYVSLLFVAVAVDPFLR, from the coding sequence GTGTGCGTGACGGCCGTCGAGTCCCGACCCGCAGGGGTCGCCTTGACTCCGAGCCCAGGGGGCCATCGCCCGTTCGGGGCCCGTGTCAAGGCATTCGTGGCGCTGACCAAGCCGCGGATCATCGAGCTGTTGCTTATCACCACTGTTCCGGTGATGTTCCTGGCCGCTCAAGGTGTGCCCGACCTGTGGCTCGTACTCACCACCACCATCGGCGGATATCTTTCCGCGGGCGGTGCCAATGCGCTCAACATGTACATCGACCGGGACATCGACGCGTTGATGGACCGTACGTCGCAGCGCCCACTGGTGACGGGCATGGTGAGCCCGCGCGAGTGCCTGGCCTTCGGCATCGCCCTCGCGGTGGTCTCGACGGTCTGGTTCGGACTGCTGGTCAACTGGCTGTCGGCCGCGCTGTCGCTCGGTGCGCTGCTCTTCTACGTCGTCGTCTACACGATGCTGCTGAAGCGCCGCACCGCACAGAACATCGTCTGGGGCGGCATCGCGGGCTGCATGCCGGTCCTCATCGGCTGGTCCGCCGTCACGAACTCGCTGTCGTGGGCCGCCGTCATCCTCTTCGCCGTCATCTTCTTCTGGACGCCGCCGCACTACTGGCCGCTGTCGATGAAGGTGAAGGACGACTACGCCCGGGTCGGCGTCCCGATGCTTCCGGTCATTGCCTCCAACCGGGTGGTGGCCCGCCAGATCGTCATCTACAGCTGGGTGATGGTGGCCGTCTCGCTGCTGCTGACCCCGCTCGGCTACACCGGCTGGTTCTACACCTCGGTGGCGCTGTTGACCGGCGGGTTCTGGCTCTGGGAGGCACACGGCCTGCAGAACCGGGCCAAGGCCGGCGTGTCCGGTGCCAAGCTCAAGGAGATGCGGCTGTTCCACTGGTCGATCACCTATGTTTCGCTGCTGTTCGTCGCCGTCGCGGTGGACCCCTTCCTGCGCTGA
- a CDS encoding bifunctional 3-phenylpropionate/cinnamic acid dioxygenase ferredoxin subunit, translating into MAFVKVCALSELEEDTPKRVELDGTPVSLVRTEGEVFAINDICSHANVSLSEGEVEDCMIECWLHGSSFDLRTGKPSGLPATRPVPVYPVKIEGDDVLVSVTQES; encoded by the coding sequence ATGGCCTTCGTCAAAGTCTGTGCGCTGAGCGAGCTGGAGGAGGACACCCCGAAGCGGGTGGAGCTCGACGGTACGCCGGTCTCCCTGGTCCGCACCGAGGGCGAGGTGTTCGCGATCAACGACATCTGCTCGCACGCGAACGTCTCACTGTCCGAGGGAGAGGTCGAGGACTGCATGATCGAGTGCTGGCTGCACGGCTCCAGCTTCGACCTGCGCACCGGCAAGCCGTCCGGCCTTCCCGCGACGCGCCCCGTCCCCGTATACCCCGTCAAGATCGAAGGGGACGATGTGCTCGTCTCCGTCACCCAGGAGTCCTGA
- the tal gene encoding transaldolase, translating to MTDALKRLSDEGVAIWLDDLSRKRITSGNLAELIDQQHVVGVTTNPSIFQKAISHGDGYEQQLTDLATRKVTVDEAIRMITTADVRDAADILRPVFDATDGQDGRVSIEVDPRLAHRTHATIAEAKQLAWLVDRPNTLIKIPATKAGLPAITEVIGKGISVNVTLIFSLERYREVMDAYLAGLEKAKAAGLDLSKIHSVASFFVSRVDSEIDKRLDAVGTDEAKALKGKAALANARLAYEAYEEVFSSDRWAALDKVRANRQRPLWASTGVKDPAYKDTLYVVDLVAPGTVNTMPEATLEATADHGEVTGNTIAGTYAQARAELDAVAKLGISYDDVVQLLEDEGVEKFEASWIDLLNSTEAELKRLAPSEG from the coding sequence ATGACAGACGCACTCAAGCGCCTCTCCGACGAGGGCGTGGCGATCTGGCTCGATGACCTGTCGCGCAAGCGGATCACGTCCGGCAACCTCGCCGAACTGATCGACCAGCAGCACGTCGTGGGCGTCACCACCAACCCGTCGATCTTCCAGAAGGCCATCTCGCACGGCGACGGTTACGAGCAGCAGCTCACCGACCTCGCGACCCGCAAGGTCACCGTCGACGAGGCGATCCGCATGATCACGACGGCGGACGTCCGTGACGCCGCCGACATCCTGCGGCCGGTCTTCGACGCCACGGACGGCCAGGACGGCCGGGTCTCCATCGAGGTCGACCCGCGGCTGGCCCACCGCACCCACGCCACGATCGCCGAGGCCAAGCAGCTGGCCTGGCTGGTGGACCGGCCGAACACGCTCATCAAGATCCCGGCGACGAAGGCCGGGCTGCCGGCCATCACCGAGGTCATCGGCAAGGGCATCAGCGTCAACGTCACGCTGATCTTCTCGCTGGAGCGCTACCGCGAGGTCATGGACGCCTACCTGGCCGGCCTGGAGAAGGCGAAGGCCGCGGGCCTGGACCTCTCCAAGATCCACTCGGTGGCCTCGTTCTTCGTGTCCCGCGTGGACTCCGAGATCGACAAGCGGCTCGACGCCGTGGGCACCGACGAGGCCAAGGCGCTGAAGGGCAAGGCGGCGCTCGCCAACGCCCGGCTGGCCTACGAGGCGTACGAGGAGGTCTTCTCCTCCGACCGCTGGGCCGCCCTGGACAAGGTGCGGGCCAACAGGCAGCGTCCGCTGTGGGCCTCCACCGGCGTGAAGGACCCCGCGTACAAGGACACGCTGTACGTCGTCGACCTGGTCGCCCCCGGCACGGTGAACACCATGCCCGAGGCCACCCTGGAGGCCACGGCCGACCACGGGGAGGTCACCGGCAACACCATCGCCGGCACCTACGCCCAGGCGCGGGCCGAGCTCGACGCGGTCGCGAAGCTCGGGATCTCCTACGACGACGTCGTACAGCTCCTCGAGGACGAGGGCGTCGAGAAGTTCGAGGCGTCCTGGATCGACCTGCTCAACTCCACCGAGGCGGAGCTCAAGCGCCTCGCCCCTTCGGAGGGCTGA
- a CDS encoding helix-turn-helix transcriptional regulator, with protein sequence MKYQGEAPQEELATGERSTRNRVARSILDHGPSTVADLAKRLGLTQAAVRRHLDALVSDRVVEAREQRVYGARTRGRPAKVFALTDCGRDAFDQSYDKLAADALRWIAETAGDEAVVAFVRARAAAQSVAYRKTIDAANPEKRTEALAKALSADGYAATARSAPGPQQGEQLCQHHCPVAHVAEQFPQLCEAETEIFSSLLGTHVQRLATIAHGDGVCTTFVPRGGPATAQTTTSASASTAGRNPA encoded by the coding sequence GTGAAATACCAGGGCGAGGCTCCGCAGGAGGAACTCGCGACCGGCGAGCGCTCGACGCGCAACCGGGTCGCGCGCTCCATCCTGGACCACGGCCCGTCCACCGTCGCCGATCTGGCGAAGCGCCTGGGACTGACCCAGGCCGCCGTCCGCCGCCATCTGGACGCCCTCGTCTCCGACCGTGTCGTCGAGGCCCGCGAACAGCGGGTGTACGGGGCGCGGACCCGAGGCCGTCCGGCCAAGGTGTTCGCCCTGACCGACTGCGGCCGGGACGCCTTCGACCAGTCGTACGACAAGCTTGCCGCCGACGCTCTTCGCTGGATCGCCGAGACCGCGGGCGACGAAGCGGTCGTTGCCTTCGTCCGCGCCAGGGCGGCTGCCCAGTCGGTGGCCTACCGCAAGACGATCGACGCGGCAAACCCCGAGAAGCGCACAGAGGCGCTGGCCAAGGCCTTGTCGGCCGACGGGTACGCTGCTACGGCGCGAAGCGCGCCGGGCCCCCAGCAGGGCGAGCAGCTGTGCCAGCACCACTGCCCGGTCGCACATGTCGCCGAGCAGTTCCCGCAGCTGTGCGAGGCGGAGACGGAGATCTTCTCCAGCCTGCTCGGGACCCATGTGCAACGTCTGGCCACCATCGCCCACGGCGACGGGGTGTGCACGACGTTCGTACCGCGCGGCGGACCCGCAACCGCACAGACCACCACATCAGCATCTGCAAGCACTGCCGGGAGGAACCCCGCATGA
- the sufD gene encoding Fe-S cluster assembly protein SufD, whose translation MAEAQNIPAGSTTTGSIAVAAESTVATRMSAPPSFDVADFPVPHGREEEWRFTPLERLRGLHDGTAVATGGAVKVAVEAPEGVTIETVGRDDARLGRAGTPVDRVAAQAYSSFEQASVITVAKEAVLSEPIRIAVHGEGGVAYAHQVVELGAFAEAVVVIDHTGDAVVAGNVEYVLGDGAKLTVVCVQDWDDTAVHVAQHNALIGRDATFKSIVVTFGGDLVRLHPRVAYAGTGGEAELFGLYFTDKGQHQEHRLLVDHNTPHCKSNAVYKGALQGQDAHAVWIGDVLIQAKAEGTDTYEMNRNLVLTDGARVDSVPNLEIETGEIVGAGHASATGRFDDEQLFYLMSRGIPAEEARRLVVRGFFAELVQQIGLPDVEARLLDKIEAELKASV comes from the coding sequence ATGGCTGAGGCTCAGAACATTCCGGCGGGGTCCACCACCACCGGGTCCATCGCGGTGGCCGCCGAGTCGACCGTCGCCACGCGCATGAGCGCGCCCCCGTCCTTCGACGTAGCGGACTTCCCGGTCCCGCACGGCCGCGAGGAGGAGTGGCGGTTCACGCCGCTGGAGCGGCTGCGCGGGCTGCACGACGGCACCGCCGTCGCGACCGGTGGCGCCGTCAAGGTCGCGGTGGAGGCCCCCGAGGGCGTCACCATCGAGACCGTCGGCCGTGACGACGCCCGGCTCGGCCGGGCCGGCACGCCGGTGGACCGCGTCGCCGCCCAGGCGTACTCGTCCTTCGAGCAGGCCTCGGTCATCACGGTCGCCAAGGAGGCCGTGCTCTCCGAGCCGATCCGGATCGCCGTGCACGGCGAGGGCGGTGTGGCCTACGCCCACCAGGTCGTCGAGCTGGGAGCCTTCGCCGAGGCCGTCGTCGTCATCGACCACACCGGTGACGCGGTCGTCGCCGGCAACGTCGAGTACGTCCTCGGTGACGGCGCGAAGCTCACCGTCGTCTGCGTCCAGGACTGGGACGACACCGCCGTCCACGTCGCCCAGCACAACGCGCTGATCGGCCGGGACGCCACCTTCAAGTCGATCGTCGTCACCTTCGGCGGTGACCTTGTCCGGCTCCACCCGCGGGTCGCCTACGCGGGCACCGGTGGCGAGGCCGAGCTCTTCGGTCTGTACTTCACCGACAAGGGCCAGCACCAGGAGCACCGCCTCCTGGTCGACCACAACACCCCGCACTGCAAGTCCAACGCCGTCTACAAGGGCGCGCTGCAGGGCCAGGACGCGCACGCCGTCTGGATCGGTGACGTCCTCATCCAGGCCAAGGCCGAGGGCACCGACACGTACGAGATGAACCGCAACCTGGTTCTCACGGACGGTGCGCGGGTCGACTCCGTGCCGAACCTGGAGATCGAGACCGGCGAGATCGTCGGCGCCGGTCACGCCTCCGCCACCGGCCGCTTCGACGACGAGCAGCTCTTCTACCTGATGTCCCGCGGCATCCCGGCCGAGGAGGCCCGCCGACTCGTCGTGCGCGGTTTCTTCGCCGAGCTCGTCCAGCAGATCGGTCTGCCGGACGTCGAGGCCCGTCTGCTCGACAAGATCGAGGCCGAGCTGAAGGCTTCCGTCTGA
- a CDS encoding ABC transporter permease — protein sequence MSAGTYTPRPGAAPLPRMIGAQAALETRMLLRNGEQLLLTVIIPTLLLVLFSAVDIVDTGAGRSVDFLAPGILALAVMSTAFTGQAIGTGFERRYGVLKRLGASPLPRWALMTAKTLSVLVTEVLQVVLLTAIAFALGWSPHGSPFAVLLLLVLGTAAFSGLGLLMAGTLKAEATLAAANLVFLLLLVGGGVIVPLDRFPDAVQSALGLLPIAALSDGLRDVLQHGASMPWRDLGILAVWAVLGLGAAAKFFRWE from the coding sequence ATGAGCGCCGGTACGTACACCCCGCGGCCCGGTGCCGCCCCGCTGCCCCGCATGATCGGTGCGCAGGCCGCGCTGGAGACGCGGATGCTGCTGCGCAACGGCGAGCAGCTGCTCCTGACGGTGATCATTCCGACGCTGCTGCTGGTGCTGTTCAGCGCGGTCGACATCGTGGACACCGGCGCGGGCAGGTCCGTCGACTTCCTGGCGCCCGGCATTCTCGCGCTCGCCGTCATGTCCACCGCCTTCACCGGCCAGGCGATCGGCACCGGCTTCGAGCGGCGCTACGGCGTTCTCAAGCGGCTCGGTGCCTCACCGCTGCCCCGCTGGGCTCTGATGACCGCCAAGACCCTCTCCGTGCTGGTCACCGAGGTGCTGCAGGTCGTGCTGCTGACCGCGATCGCGTTCGCGCTCGGCTGGTCACCGCACGGCAGCCCGTTCGCCGTCCTGCTGCTCCTCGTACTCGGCACCGCGGCCTTCTCCGGGCTCGGGCTGCTGATGGCCGGAACGCTGAAGGCGGAGGCGACCCTCGCCGCCGCCAATCTCGTCTTCCTGCTGCTGCTGGTCGGCGGCGGGGTCATCGTGCCGCTGGACAGGTTCCCGGACGCGGTGCAGTCGGCGCTCGGGCTGCTGCCGATCGCGGCCCTGTCGGACGGACTGCGGGACGTGCTCCAGCACGGCGCCTCGATGCCGTGGCGGGATCTCGGGATCCTCGCGGTCTGGGCGGTGCTCGGGCTGGGCGCGGCGGCGAAGTTCTTCCGCTGGGAATGA
- the tkt gene encoding transketolase: protein MSTKPTTTDLQWTELDQRAVDTVRVLAADAVQKVGNGHPGTAMSLAPAAYTLFQKVMRHDPADADWTGRDRFVLSAGHTSLTLYIQLYLAGYGLELDDLKAFRTWGSKTPGHPEYGHTTGVETTTGPLGQGVANAVGMAMAARYERGLFDPEAAPGTSPFDHMVWAIAGDGCLQEGISAEASSLAGHQKLGNLVLLWDDNHISIEGDTETAVSEDTLKRYEAYGWHVQRVAQLPNGDLDPVGLYNALQAAKAETERPSFIAARSIIAWPAPHAQNTEASHGSALGDDEVAATKKVLGFDPEKTFEVSDEVISHTREALDRGREAKAEWEKKFAAWRTANPERAAEFDRISAGELPAGWEDKLPVFEPGKAIATRAASGKVLQALGEIIPELWGGSADLAGSNNTTIDKTSSFLPAGNPLPGADPYGRTIHFGIREHAMAAAMNGIALHGNTRIYGGTFLVFSDYMRNAVRLSALMHLPVTYVWTHDSIGLGEDGPTHQPVEHLASLRAIPGLNIVRPADANETSIVWREILRRYTKVFGKGAPHGLALTRQGVPTYEANEDAAKGGYVLFDSEGADGQSAEPQVLLIGTGSEVHLAVEAREELQAAGIPTRVVSMPSVEWFEEQDQAYKDSVLPPSVKARVAVEAGIGLTWYRYVGDAGRIVSLEHFGASADAKVLFREFGFTGEHVAAEARESLANVTR from the coding sequence GTGAGCACCAAGCCGACCACCACAGACCTCCAGTGGACCGAATTGGACCAGCGGGCCGTGGACACTGTCCGCGTCCTTGCCGCCGACGCCGTACAGAAGGTCGGAAACGGCCACCCGGGTACGGCTATGAGCCTGGCTCCCGCCGCGTACACCCTTTTCCAGAAGGTGATGCGGCACGACCCCGCCGACGCGGACTGGACGGGCCGCGACCGGTTCGTGCTCTCGGCGGGCCACACCAGCCTGACCCTGTACATCCAGCTCTACCTGGCCGGGTACGGCCTGGAGCTCGATGACCTCAAGGCGTTCCGCACCTGGGGTTCGAAGACCCCCGGGCACCCGGAGTACGGCCACACCACCGGTGTCGAGACGACGACGGGCCCGCTGGGCCAGGGTGTCGCCAACGCCGTGGGCATGGCGATGGCCGCCCGCTACGAGCGCGGCCTGTTCGACCCGGAGGCGGCCCCCGGCACCTCCCCGTTCGACCACATGGTCTGGGCCATCGCGGGTGACGGCTGCCTGCAGGAGGGCATCTCCGCGGAGGCGTCCTCGCTGGCCGGACACCAGAAGCTCGGCAACCTGGTCCTGCTCTGGGACGACAACCACATCTCCATCGAGGGCGACACGGAGACCGCGGTCTCCGAGGACACCCTGAAGCGGTACGAGGCGTACGGCTGGCACGTCCAGCGCGTCGCCCAGCTGCCCAACGGCGACCTGGACCCGGTGGGTCTGTACAACGCGCTGCAGGCGGCCAAGGCCGAGACCGAGCGTCCGTCGTTCATCGCGGCCCGCTCCATCATCGCCTGGCCGGCCCCGCACGCCCAGAACACCGAGGCGTCGCACGGCTCCGCGCTCGGCGACGACGAGGTCGCCGCGACCAAGAAGGTGCTGGGCTTCGACCCGGAGAAGACCTTCGAGGTCTCCGACGAGGTCATCTCGCACACCCGTGAGGCGCTGGACCGCGGCCGCGAGGCCAAGGCCGAGTGGGAGAAGAAGTTCGCCGCGTGGCGCACCGCCAACCCGGAGCGCGCCGCCGAGTTCGACCGGATCTCGGCGGGCGAGCTGCCCGCGGGCTGGGAGGACAAGCTTCCGGTCTTCGAGCCGGGCAAGGCGATCGCCACCCGTGCCGCCTCCGGCAAGGTGCTCCAGGCGCTCGGCGAGATCATCCCCGAGCTGTGGGGCGGCTCCGCCGACCTCGCCGGATCGAACAACACCACGATCGACAAGACGTCGTCGTTCCTCCCGGCGGGCAACCCGCTGCCGGGCGCGGACCCGTACGGCCGAACGATCCACTTCGGTATCCGCGAGCACGCCATGGCCGCGGCCATGAACGGCATCGCACTGCACGGCAACACCCGGATCTACGGCGGCACCTTCCTGGTGTTCTCCGACTACATGCGCAACGCCGTGCGTCTGTCCGCGCTGATGCACCTGCCGGTGACGTACGTGTGGACGCACGACTCGATCGGTCTCGGCGAGGACGGCCCGACCCACCAGCCGGTGGAGCACCTGGCCTCTCTGCGCGCCATCCCGGGCCTCAACATCGTCCGCCCGGCCGACGCCAACGAGACCTCCATCGTCTGGCGCGAGATCCTGCGCCGCTACACCAAGGTGTTCGGCAAGGGCGCCCCGCACGGTCTGGCGCTGACCCGCCAGGGCGTGCCGACGTACGAGGCGAACGAGGACGCGGCCAAGGGCGGCTACGTGCTCTTCGACTCCGAAGGGGCCGACGGGCAGAGCGCGGAGCCGCAGGTCCTCCTGATCGGCACCGGTTCCGAGGTGCACCTCGCCGTCGAGGCGCGCGAGGAGCTGCAGGCCGCCGGCATCCCGACCCGGGTCGTGTCGATGCCGTCCGTCGAGTGGTTCGAGGAGCAGGACCAGGCGTACAAGGACAGCGTTCTGCCGCCGTCCGTGAAGGCCCGCGTCGCCGTCGAGGCGGGCATCGGCCTGACCTGGTACCGGTACGTCGGAGACGCCGGCCGGATCGTGTCGCTGGAGCACTTCGGTGCCTCGGCCGATGCCAAGGTCCTCTTCCGCGAGTTCGGCTTCACCGGCGAGCACGTGGCCGCCGAAGCGCGGGAATCGCTCGCCAACGTCACGCGCTGA
- a CDS encoding COX15/CtaA family protein, whose translation MVRVPKLTRAAVAQATRNPLLCIAERWTPSPRTVRRAAMSAVVMAVLIVVTGGAVRLTGSGLGCPTWPKCTDESLTATSAMGFHGAIEFGNRMLTYVLCAAVGWTIIAARSAKPWRRSLTRLGWAQFWVVMGNAVLGGIVVLVGLNPYTVAAHFLLSTALLTVAVLTWQRVREGDAEPRPLVGKAVSQLTWLLTIAAGLLIAVGTVVTGAGRHAGDSSDVHRIPLDWKMIAQLHADLAWVVVALTVALWFVLKAVDAPAGPQRRTRDLFLVLMAQGVIGYVQYFTDTPEILVGLHMLGSCLVWIAVLRVLLSLRERPSAVASVPAAEQPEPAAAG comes from the coding sequence ATGGTGCGCGTGCCCAAGCTGACCCGAGCCGCAGTCGCTCAAGCCACGCGGAACCCGCTTCTCTGCATCGCCGAACGCTGGACTCCGTCCCCCCGGACGGTCCGTCGGGCGGCGATGTCGGCCGTCGTGATGGCCGTGCTCATCGTGGTGACCGGCGGCGCCGTCCGGCTCACCGGCTCCGGCCTCGGCTGCCCGACCTGGCCCAAGTGCACCGACGAGTCCCTGACCGCGACCAGCGCGATGGGCTTCCACGGCGCCATCGAGTTCGGCAACCGGATGCTCACGTACGTCCTGTGCGCGGCGGTCGGCTGGACGATCATCGCCGCCCGCTCGGCGAAGCCGTGGCGGCGCAGCCTCACCCGGCTCGGCTGGGCACAGTTCTGGGTGGTCATGGGCAATGCGGTTCTCGGCGGCATCGTGGTGCTGGTCGGCCTCAACCCGTACACCGTCGCGGCGCACTTCCTGCTCTCCACAGCGCTGCTCACGGTCGCCGTGCTGACCTGGCAGCGGGTCCGTGAGGGCGACGCCGAGCCCCGTCCGCTGGTGGGCAAGGCGGTCTCACAGCTGACCTGGCTGCTGACGATCGCGGCCGGTCTGCTGATCGCGGTCGGCACGGTCGTCACGGGTGCCGGACGGCACGCGGGCGACTCCAGCGACGTCCACCGCATCCCGCTCGACTGGAAGATGATCGCGCAGCTGCACGCCGATCTCGCGTGGGTCGTGGTGGCGCTGACGGTGGCGCTCTGGTTCGTACTGAAGGCCGTCGACGCGCCGGCCGGGCCGCAGCGCCGCACCCGTGATCTCTTCCTGGTGCTGATGGCGCAGGGCGTGATCGGTTACGTCCAGTACTTCACCGACACCCCGGAGATCCTGGTCGGGCTGCACATGCTCGGCTCGTGCCTGGTGTGGATCGCGGTCCTGCGGGTCCTGCTGTCGCTGCGCGAGCGCCCCTCGGCCGTCGCCTCCGTCCCCGCCGCCGAACAGCCGGAGCCCGCGGCCGCCGGCTGA
- a CDS encoding ABC transporter ATP-binding protein, translated as MKNEPVVQIRGLVKRYGTKTAVDGLDLGIRTGTVTAVLGPNGAGKTTTIETCEGYRRPDAGTVRVLGLDPVTDAAALRPRIGVMLQSGGVHSGARADEMLRHMAKLHAHPLDVDALIERLGLGSCGRTTYRRLSGGQQQRLALAMAVVGRPELVFLDEPTAGLDPQARRSTWDLVRELRSDGVSVVLTTHFMDEAAELADDVAIVDAGRVIAQGSPETLCRGGAENTLRFTGRPGLDLGSLLKALPDGTQAAELTTGAYRISGQVDPQLLATVTSWCAQHGVMPDGISVERHTLEDVFLELTGKELRA; from the coding sequence ATGAAGAACGAGCCGGTCGTGCAGATCCGTGGCCTGGTGAAGCGGTACGGCACCAAGACCGCCGTGGACGGCCTCGACCTGGGCATACGCACCGGTACGGTCACCGCCGTCCTCGGCCCGAACGGCGCCGGCAAGACCACCACGATCGAGACCTGCGAGGGCTACCGCCGGCCCGACGCGGGCACCGTCCGCGTCCTCGGCCTCGACCCCGTCACCGACGCGGCCGCGCTCCGCCCCCGGATCGGCGTGATGCTGCAGTCGGGTGGTGTCCACTCCGGAGCACGCGCCGACGAGATGCTCCGCCACATGGCGAAACTCCACGCCCACCCGCTGGACGTCGACGCCCTGATCGAGCGCCTCGGCCTCGGCAGCTGCGGCCGTACGACCTACCGGCGGCTCTCCGGCGGCCAGCAGCAGCGGCTCGCCCTGGCGATGGCCGTCGTCGGCCGCCCCGAGCTGGTGTTCCTGGACGAGCCGACCGCGGGCCTCGACCCGCAGGCCCGCCGCTCCACCTGGGATCTCGTACGGGAACTGCGCTCCGACGGTGTGTCGGTCGTCCTCACCACCCACTTCATGGACGAGGCCGCGGAGCTCGCCGACGATGTCGCCATCGTCGACGCGGGCCGGGTCATCGCCCAGGGCAGCCCGGAGACGCTCTGCCGCGGCGGCGCCGAGAACACCCTGCGCTTCACCGGCCGCCCCGGTCTCGACCTCGGCTCGCTGCTGAAAGCGCTGCCCGACGGCACGCAGGCGGCCGAGCTCACCACCGGCGCATACCGCATCAGCGGCCAGGTCGACCCGCAGCTGCTGGCCACCGTCACCTCCTGGTGCGCGCAGCACGGCGTGATGCCGGACGGCATCTCCGTCGAGCGCCACACCCTGGAGGACGTCTTCCTGGAACTGACCGGCAAGGAGCTGCGCGCATGA